Within the Thermanaeromonas toyohensis ToBE genome, the region CGGGCAGGGGGATTGGGGCTTATTTCCTTGGCCATGGCTATAAGCCGGTCGGTAGTATCGCCAGGCGCTGAAACTACCACCACTACTTGGTGTCCAGCCCGCCGGGTCTCCACTACCCTGCGGGCTACATTCTTTACCCTCTCTGGGCCATCCACAGATGTACCCCCGTACTTTTGTACAATCAAGGCCATAGTTAACCCTTCTCCTCCTCGGTACGGTGAAGTTTCATCCCGCCTGATATGCCTGCATTAACAAAGAATAGCGCCCTGGCTTGCAGGTTTAAGTTCTTTGACCTCACATTTCACGCCGTGCTCCTCAAAGGCCTCCTTCATAGCCTTTCCTACTTTAGGTAAGCTTCCACGACAGAAGGCTATAACGGCAGGTCCTGATCCGCTTAAAGTCACCGCCAGGGCTCCAGCCTTAAGGGCCGCTTCAAATACGTAAGGCATTCCAGGGATGAGGCGCAGGCGATAGGGTTGGTGCAAGCGGTCTTCCATAGCCTTGCCCATGAGCTCTAGATCCCCTGCTTGCGCTGCCGCAATAAGCAAAGCCGTTCGGCTTAAGTTAAATACAGCATCTTCCACCGGTACCATGGCTGGTAAGACACCCCGGGAAACCCTAGTAGATAAGGTAAAATGGGGTATGGCTACCTGCAGGCTTAAGCCCGGCGGCGGGTCCAGGCGCTGGTAGTACACTTGTTGGCCGTTTAAGACCACTACTACCAGGCCCCCTAAGAGGGCAGGGGCCACATTATCTGGATGGCCTTCAAGCCTTGCAGCCAAGGATACTAACTCTTCCTGGGGCAAGGGATAGCCCAGGAGCGCGTTAGCTCCCACCAGCCCCGCCACCACGGCTGCCGCGCTGGAACCTAAGCCCCTGGCCACCGGAATATGGTTTTCAAAGGCGATTTTAAATCCAGGCACCTTCCGCCCTACCCGGGCGTATACGGCAGCAGCCGCCCGGTAAGCTATATTATCCGGTCCCCGGGGAATGGAGTTTTCGCCTTCTCCCTGTACGGTTATCTCGAGTTCAGGAGCTTCTTCTATAGAGACATAGTCATATAATTCTAAGGCCAGCCCTAGGGCATCAAAACCAGGGCCTAGATTGGCTGTAGTGGCTGGGACCCGCACTCGGGGCATACAGCTTCCTCGCCTTCCTCCTGCCTTAAGTTACAATACAACCTCCAGGACCGCCTCCTCATCCGGTGGTAGGGATAAGGGCTGGCCGGCCTGTCTTATAGCTATGTCGGGATCCTTAAGACCATTACCGGTCAATACGCATACGATTACATCTTCAGGCTTAAATAGCCCTTTCTGAACATATTTGATGACCCCGGCCAGGGAAGCGGCCGAAGCCGGTTCGGCAAATATCCCTTCAGCGGTGGCGAGCAAGCGCTGAGCAGCTAGGATCTCCTCATCGGTAACGCTATCGATAAATCCCCCAGATTCCCGGGCTGCCTCTACCGCTGGGCGCCAGCTAGCCGGGTTACCTATACGGATGGCGGTGGCCACCGTCTGGGGATTAGGGATTATCTGGCCTTTCACAATGGGAGCCGCACCTTCCGCCTGAAAGCCTATCATCCGGGGAAGTTTCCTACTTCTCCCTGCCACCTTATATTCTTTAAACCCTTTCCAATAAGCCGTTATGTTCCCGGCATTGCCCACGGGTATAGCCAGATAATCCGGAGCCTCACCTAAAGCATCGCATACTTCAAAGGCCGCTGTCTTCTGCCCTTCTATACGGTGGGGATTAAGGGAGTTCACCAAGGTTATGGGGTGCTCGGAGGTGATTTTGCGCACCAGGGCTAGGGCCGCATCAAAGTTTCCCTGGATGGCTATGACCTGGGCTCCATAAAAAAGGGCCTGGGCGAGTTTCCCCAGGGCGATATGACCTTCAGGTATAAGTACACTACACTTAAGGCCGCAGTGGGCAGCATAGGCGGCCGCAGAGGCTGAAGTATTCCCAGTTGATGCGCACATGATGG harbors:
- the thrC gene encoding threonine synthase, encoding MRWPGVLTAYKEFLPVTEKTPLITLLEGNTPLIPAGRLSRELGLRLYFKYEGLNPTGSFKDRGMVMAVAKALESGSRAIMCASTGNTSASAAAYAAHCGLKCSVLIPEGHIALGKLAQALFYGAQVIAIQGNFDAALALVRKITSEHPITLVNSLNPHRIEGQKTAAFEVCDALGEAPDYLAIPVGNAGNITAYWKGFKEYKVAGRSRKLPRMIGFQAEGAAPIVKGQIIPNPQTVATAIRIGNPASWRPAVEAARESGGFIDSVTDEEILAAQRLLATAEGIFAEPASAASLAGVIKYVQKGLFKPEDVIVCVLTGNGLKDPDIAIRQAGQPLSLPPDEEAVLEVVL
- the thrB gene encoding homoserine kinase, encoding MPRVRVPATTANLGPGFDALGLALELYDYVSIEEAPELEITVQGEGENSIPRGPDNIAYRAAAAVYARVGRKVPGFKIAFENHIPVARGLGSSAAAVVAGLVGANALLGYPLPQEELVSLAARLEGHPDNVAPALLGGLVVVVLNGQQVYYQRLDPPPGLSLQVAIPHFTLSTRVSRGVLPAMVPVEDAVFNLSRTALLIAAAQAGDLELMGKAMEDRLHQPYRLRLIPGMPYVFEAALKAGALAVTLSGSGPAVIAFCRGSLPKVGKAMKEAFEEHGVKCEVKELKPASQGAILC